The following nucleotide sequence is from Ochotona princeps isolate mOchPri1 chromosome 24, mOchPri1.hap1, whole genome shotgun sequence.
AGGTTCCAGAGGTCAGAGAGGCTCCTATAAGTGACACTCAGCAGGGGACATGGCTGCTGGCCCATCAGCACAGCCCAGGCCCTCAAAAACAACTCAAGGGTTTTATTGGCGTGGGGTGGGAGGCGGAAGAAAAAACGAAAAAGAAGGAAACGGACTGAAAAATGGCCTCTAAGATTCTCACTGCCCAAGGCAGCTGGGGGCCAGTTCCACCAAGTCCAGCAAACGGGGGCCCCAAGCGGGGCCCTCGGCAGATCAGGTATAAAGATCGAAGTCAATGCGTTTTGAGTTGTAGAACTGCCCACCAGGAGGATCCAGCTTCCGGCAGTAGACACCATCTGGGAAGTAGCCTTCACTCACCCAAGtctgcagggagagagaggtggggagagggcagaATTGGGGGGAGGATTGACCCAGGGACGGGGtagggcaggccaggttggagtGCCTACCTGCATCTGGGCGCTGCTGAAGGGCCCGTAGAGCTCGGCGTCCCCTGTGTTCTCCCACTTGTACTCCCACATCACGTCCACCAGGCCGTCTCCTCCAGCCTCAGCCTCTGTGGAGGTAGCAGCAAGAAGCCCACTGAAGCCCCTGTGCCCCGCCTCCTGTCAACATTGCCCTCCACTGCCCGCCGTATTTACCTCCTTTCTGGACAGGGGTTGGGGTCTCCAGCTCCCCCTCTGTCACCTCCTCAGCAAACATGTCCAGCGAGGGTGGTGGCGTGGAAGCTTGGGATCCCTGGGTCTGGCACCCCAATCCCTTCAGCCGCATGGCCAGCCGCTCCCTTGTTTCCTGGTATACACCAAGGTTGCCTCGGGCCACCATCTGGTCAGCCAAGCCAGATAGCCGGTCCAGTCGCTGGGGGGAATTGGGCCGCCCGGGCCCCTTGCTGTTCCCCTTGCCGCCTCCTCGGGCCCCCAGGCGCCTCAGTGCCCCAGCCACTGTCTCTCTTGGTAGGAGCAGTTCCAGAAGTCCCTCCAAGATGGCCTGGGCGCTCATGGGCGTCTGGCCTAGGCTATCTGTCTCCTCCTCCAAGTCGGACGCCGGGCGCTGATCTG
It contains:
- the CD2BP2 gene encoding CD2 antigen cytoplasmic tail-binding protein 2, producing the protein MSKRKVTFQGVGDEEEEEESVPKKKLVDPVSRAGGPGSRFKGKHSLDSDEEDEEEEEGASKYDILASEDVEGQEAATLPSEGGVRITPFNLQEEMEEGHFDADGNYFLNRDAQIRDSWLDNIDWVKIKERPPDQRPASDLEEETDSLGQTPMSAQAILEGLLELLLPRETVAGALRRLGARGGGKGNSKGPGRPNSPQRLDRLSGLADQMVARGNLGVYQETRERLAMRLKGLGCQTQGSQASTPPPSLDMFAEEVTEGELETPTPVQKGEAEAGGDGLVDVMWEYKWENTGDAELYGPFSSAQMQTWVSEGYFPDGVYCRKLDPPGGQFYNSKRIDFDLYT